A genome region from Pygocentrus nattereri isolate fPygNat1 chromosome 6, fPygNat1.pri, whole genome shotgun sequence includes the following:
- the LOC108423968 gene encoding myc box-dependent-interacting protein 1 isoform X3 has product MAELPMGKGVSAGKIASNVQKKLTRAQEKVLQKLGKADETKDLAFEEGVINFNKQLAEGTKLQKDLRAYLAAVKAMHESSKRLQKCLADMYEPEWYGKDEMDSIVEDSDLLWTDFHQKLVDHALISMDTYLGQFPDIKARIAKRDRKLVDYDSARHTYAAVNKSKKKPTSLLERATPGWAQGILSAHNVAQTSLSRNQAEEELERAQKVFEDINVDLQEELPSLWNSRVGFYVNTFQSVSGLEEKFHREIGKLSQNMYDTLEKLENEDMSRKADNGGGMKSTAQRSDRTQDANHTLSPGGPPAIPKSPSKLKPAVPPPPKVTPSKDLKPENIINLFDEASTPGISVTSPTQYDAPGTSNLLDMDLDALQAATTPVATNPQTWDSWEAAEGAPATEETAAAAAAATAEDANGTTEVEMPPNFIYKVQAMHDYVASDTDELEMKTGDVVLVVTYDIPDEQDEGWLMGVREADWLQMKDLNKKGVFPENFTQKM; this is encoded by the exons ATGGCCGAGCTGCCGATGGGGAAAGGGGTTTCTGCGGGGAAGATAGCGAGCAATGTGCAGAAAAAATTAACCAGGGCTCAGGAGAAG GTTCTGCAGAAACTTGGCAAGGCTGATGAAACGAAAGATCTTGCATTTGAAGAAGGAGTCATTAACTTCAACAAACAGCTG GCCGAGGGAACCAAACTTCAGAAAGATCTACGGGCCTATTTAGCTGCTGTAAAAG CAATGCATGAGTCCTCCAAGCGTCTCCAAAAGTGCCTGGCTGATATGTATGAGCCGGAGTGGTACGGCAAAGATGAAATGGATTCTATTGTAGAG GACTCAGACCTCTTGTGGACAGACTTTCACCAGAAGCTAGTGGATCATGCCTTGATCTCCATGGACACTTACTTGGGCCAGTTTCCGGATATTAAG GCCCGTATTGCGAAGCGAGACAGGAAACTGGTGGACTATGACAGTGCCCGCCACACTTATGCTGCTGTAAACAAGAGTAAGAAGAAG CCAACATCTTTGTTAGAGAGGGCCACTCCAGGATGGGCACAGGGGATTCTTTCTGCTCATAATGTtgctcagaccagcctgtccaGGAATCAG GCAGAGGAAGAGTTAGAGAGGGCACAGAAGGTGTTTGAGGATATCAATGTAGATcttcaggaggagctgccaTCACTCTGGAACAG TCGTGTTGGCTTTTATGTAAACACTTTCCAGAGTGTGTCTGGTCTGGAGGAGAAGTTTCACAGAGAAATAGGAAAG CTGAGCCAAAACATGTATGATACTTTGGAGAAACTGGAGAATGAAGACATGTCCAG AAAAGCAGATAACGGAGGGGGGATGAAATCAACAGCTCAAAGGAG TGACAGAACACAAGATGCCAATCACACTCTGAGCCCAGGAGGACCACCAGCCATTCCAAAATCTCCATCTAAG CTGAAACCTGCTGTTCCTCCACCTCCAAAAGTCACTCCATCAAAGGATCTGAAGCCAGAGAACATTATTAACCTATTTGATGAGGCTTCTACTCCAGGCATCAGTGTTACATCTCCAACACAA TATGATGCCCCAGGCACTAGTAATCTGCTGGACATGGACCTGGATGCACTGCAGGCTGCTACCACACCAGTTGCCACCAACCCGCAG ACCTGGGATTCATGGGAG GCAGCAGAAGGTGCACCTGCCACAGaagagacagcagcagcagcagcagcagca ACAGCAGAAGATGCTAATGGAACCACAGAAGTAGAGATGCCACCCAATTTCATTTATAAA GTTCAAGCAATGCATGACTATGTTGCTAGCGACACGGATGAGTTAGAGATGAAAACGGGAGACGTAGTGCTTGTGGTGACCTACGATATTCCTGATGAGCAG GACGAGGGCTGGTTGATGGGAGTGAGAGAGGCCGACTGGCTCCAGATGAAAGATCTCAACAAAAAAGGAGTGTTTCCTGAAAACTTCACACAGAAGATGTGA
- the LOC108423968 gene encoding myc box-dependent-interacting protein 1 isoform X2 codes for MAELPMGKGVSAGKIASNVQKKLTRAQEKVLQKLGKADETKDLAFEEGVINFNKQLAEGTKLQKDLRAYLAAVKAMHESSKRLQKCLADMYEPEWYGKDEMDSIVEDSDLLWTDFHQKLVDHALISMDTYLGQFPDIKARIAKRDRKLVDYDSARHTYAAVNKSKKKPTSLLERATPGWAQGILSAHNVAQTSLSRNQAEEELERAQKVFEDINVDLQEELPSLWNSRVGFYVNTFQSVSGLEEKFHREIGKLSQNMYDTLEKLENEDMSSDRTQDANHTLSPGGPPAIPKSPSKLKPAVPPPPKVTPSKDLKPENIINLFDEASTPGISVTSPTQYDAPGTSNLLDMDLDALQAATTPVATNPQTWDSWEQAESHADAPQTWDDDGSQPVRTGWGDGATQPTWDDDGSQPVCAAPAYPTWDDDGSQPVHAPAAEPTWDDDGSQPVCAQGLDSEGAQAAEGAPATEETAAAAAAATAEDANGTTEVEMPPNFIYKVQAMHDYVASDTDELEMKTGDVVLVVTYDIPDEQDEGWLMGVREADWLQMKDLNKKGVFPENFTQKM; via the exons ATGGCCGAGCTGCCGATGGGGAAAGGGGTTTCTGCGGGGAAGATAGCGAGCAATGTGCAGAAAAAATTAACCAGGGCTCAGGAGAAG GTTCTGCAGAAACTTGGCAAGGCTGATGAAACGAAAGATCTTGCATTTGAAGAAGGAGTCATTAACTTCAACAAACAGCTG GCCGAGGGAACCAAACTTCAGAAAGATCTACGGGCCTATTTAGCTGCTGTAAAAG CAATGCATGAGTCCTCCAAGCGTCTCCAAAAGTGCCTGGCTGATATGTATGAGCCGGAGTGGTACGGCAAAGATGAAATGGATTCTATTGTAGAG GACTCAGACCTCTTGTGGACAGACTTTCACCAGAAGCTAGTGGATCATGCCTTGATCTCCATGGACACTTACTTGGGCCAGTTTCCGGATATTAAG GCCCGTATTGCGAAGCGAGACAGGAAACTGGTGGACTATGACAGTGCCCGCCACACTTATGCTGCTGTAAACAAGAGTAAGAAGAAG CCAACATCTTTGTTAGAGAGGGCCACTCCAGGATGGGCACAGGGGATTCTTTCTGCTCATAATGTtgctcagaccagcctgtccaGGAATCAG GCAGAGGAAGAGTTAGAGAGGGCACAGAAGGTGTTTGAGGATATCAATGTAGATcttcaggaggagctgccaTCACTCTGGAACAG TCGTGTTGGCTTTTATGTAAACACTTTCCAGAGTGTGTCTGGTCTGGAGGAGAAGTTTCACAGAGAAATAGGAAAG CTGAGCCAAAACATGTATGATACTTTGGAGAAACTGGAGAATGAAGACATGTCCAG TGACAGAACACAAGATGCCAATCACACTCTGAGCCCAGGAGGACCACCAGCCATTCCAAAATCTCCATCTAAG CTGAAACCTGCTGTTCCTCCACCTCCAAAAGTCACTCCATCAAAGGATCTGAAGCCAGAGAACATTATTAACCTATTTGATGAGGCTTCTACTCCAGGCATCAGTGTTACATCTCCAACACAA TATGATGCCCCAGGCACTAGTAATCTGCTGGACATGGACCTGGATGCACTGCAGGCTGCTACCACACCAGTTGCCACCAACCCGCAG ACCTGGGATTCATGGGAG CAAGCAGAGAGCCACGCTGATGCGCCCCAGACATGGGACGATGATGGTAGCCAGCCTGTGCGCACTGGCTGGGGGGATGGCGCTACTCAGCCTACCTGGGATGATGATGGTAGTCAACCTGTGTGTGCTGCGCCTGCGTATCCTACCTGGGATGATGATGGCAGCCAACCAGTGCACGCTCCAGCTGCAGAACCGACTTGGGACGATGATGGGTCCCAGCCAGTGTGCGCTCAGGGTTTGGACAGTGAAGGGGCTCAG GCAGCAGAAGGTGCACCTGCCACAGaagagacagcagcagcagcagcagcagca ACAGCAGAAGATGCTAATGGAACCACAGAAGTAGAGATGCCACCCAATTTCATTTATAAA GTTCAAGCAATGCATGACTATGTTGCTAGCGACACGGATGAGTTAGAGATGAAAACGGGAGACGTAGTGCTTGTGGTGACCTACGATATTCCTGATGAGCAG GACGAGGGCTGGTTGATGGGAGTGAGAGAGGCCGACTGGCTCCAGATGAAAGATCTCAACAAAAAAGGAGTGTTTCCTGAAAACTTCACACAGAAGATGTGA
- the LOC108423968 gene encoding myc box-dependent-interacting protein 1 isoform X1, whose protein sequence is MAELPMGKGVSAGKIASNVQKKLTRAQEKVLQKLGKADETKDLAFEEGVINFNKQLAEGTKLQKDLRAYLAAVKAMHESSKRLQKCLADMYEPEWYGKDEMDSIVEDSDLLWTDFHQKLVDHALISMDTYLGQFPDIKARIAKRDRKLVDYDSARHTYAAVNKSKKKPTSLLERATPGWAQGILSAHNVAQTSLSRNQAEEELERAQKVFEDINVDLQEELPSLWNSRVGFYVNTFQSVSGLEEKFHREIGKLSQNMYDTLEKLENEDMSRKADNGGGMKSTAQRSDRTQDANHTLSPGGPPAIPKSPSKLKPAVPPPPKVTPSKDLKPENIINLFDEASTPGISVTSPTQYDAPGTSNLLDMDLDALQAATTPVATNPQTWDSWEQAESHADAPQTWDDDGSQPVRTGWGDGATQPTWDDDGSQPVCAAPAYPTWDDDGSQPVHAPAAEPTWDDDGSQPVCAQGLDSEGAQAAEGAPATEETAAAAAAATAEDANGTTEVEMPPNFIYKVQAMHDYVASDTDELEMKTGDVVLVVTYDIPDEQDEGWLMGVREADWLQMKDLNKKGVFPENFTQKM, encoded by the exons ATGGCCGAGCTGCCGATGGGGAAAGGGGTTTCTGCGGGGAAGATAGCGAGCAATGTGCAGAAAAAATTAACCAGGGCTCAGGAGAAG GTTCTGCAGAAACTTGGCAAGGCTGATGAAACGAAAGATCTTGCATTTGAAGAAGGAGTCATTAACTTCAACAAACAGCTG GCCGAGGGAACCAAACTTCAGAAAGATCTACGGGCCTATTTAGCTGCTGTAAAAG CAATGCATGAGTCCTCCAAGCGTCTCCAAAAGTGCCTGGCTGATATGTATGAGCCGGAGTGGTACGGCAAAGATGAAATGGATTCTATTGTAGAG GACTCAGACCTCTTGTGGACAGACTTTCACCAGAAGCTAGTGGATCATGCCTTGATCTCCATGGACACTTACTTGGGCCAGTTTCCGGATATTAAG GCCCGTATTGCGAAGCGAGACAGGAAACTGGTGGACTATGACAGTGCCCGCCACACTTATGCTGCTGTAAACAAGAGTAAGAAGAAG CCAACATCTTTGTTAGAGAGGGCCACTCCAGGATGGGCACAGGGGATTCTTTCTGCTCATAATGTtgctcagaccagcctgtccaGGAATCAG GCAGAGGAAGAGTTAGAGAGGGCACAGAAGGTGTTTGAGGATATCAATGTAGATcttcaggaggagctgccaTCACTCTGGAACAG TCGTGTTGGCTTTTATGTAAACACTTTCCAGAGTGTGTCTGGTCTGGAGGAGAAGTTTCACAGAGAAATAGGAAAG CTGAGCCAAAACATGTATGATACTTTGGAGAAACTGGAGAATGAAGACATGTCCAG AAAAGCAGATAACGGAGGGGGGATGAAATCAACAGCTCAAAGGAG TGACAGAACACAAGATGCCAATCACACTCTGAGCCCAGGAGGACCACCAGCCATTCCAAAATCTCCATCTAAG CTGAAACCTGCTGTTCCTCCACCTCCAAAAGTCACTCCATCAAAGGATCTGAAGCCAGAGAACATTATTAACCTATTTGATGAGGCTTCTACTCCAGGCATCAGTGTTACATCTCCAACACAA TATGATGCCCCAGGCACTAGTAATCTGCTGGACATGGACCTGGATGCACTGCAGGCTGCTACCACACCAGTTGCCACCAACCCGCAG ACCTGGGATTCATGGGAG CAAGCAGAGAGCCACGCTGATGCGCCCCAGACATGGGACGATGATGGTAGCCAGCCTGTGCGCACTGGCTGGGGGGATGGCGCTACTCAGCCTACCTGGGATGATGATGGTAGTCAACCTGTGTGTGCTGCGCCTGCGTATCCTACCTGGGATGATGATGGCAGCCAACCAGTGCACGCTCCAGCTGCAGAACCGACTTGGGACGATGATGGGTCCCAGCCAGTGTGCGCTCAGGGTTTGGACAGTGAAGGGGCTCAG GCAGCAGAAGGTGCACCTGCCACAGaagagacagcagcagcagcagcagcagca ACAGCAGAAGATGCTAATGGAACCACAGAAGTAGAGATGCCACCCAATTTCATTTATAAA GTTCAAGCAATGCATGACTATGTTGCTAGCGACACGGATGAGTTAGAGATGAAAACGGGAGACGTAGTGCTTGTGGTGACCTACGATATTCCTGATGAGCAG GACGAGGGCTGGTTGATGGGAGTGAGAGAGGCCGACTGGCTCCAGATGAAAGATCTCAACAAAAAAGGAGTGTTTCCTGAAAACTTCACACAGAAGATGTGA
- the slc23a3 gene encoding solute carrier family 23 member 3: MVKFDRCKWMAACSQQDSLDLTEAKRIKRLKVDYSPPLLLNIGLALQHVLVQVSLCTLVVGALVEEAVRERISASVFFYSGICTLLQSYFGSRLPLVQAPSLDFLIPALVLLSAQAACREQCEKSKEFEAPTHPVRELQGMAVVAGLVQFSVGLSGLIGALLTRCGPLILTPVLCIMGFSVYREAALLCSDHWGLALLTVVLLVFLSQHLRSCSLPACLKLSQYPLFSMFSVLLSMLLVWAVCATLFHYGYIRPHSVPELLLKKTNFSTTQIQDWDVPNSSSLLFTDPTTPWLNPPLTGLGLPLLSGRSIAAGVAAGLSSSLSSQAVYVLTARLLKAPTPPAQACNRGLSMEGLGSILAGLLGAPVGLCSSVANACTLGLSQCGSRGTVQLAGVMLLILGVFLRLTQLLTSIPLAIHGAVLSMTYTVATATGITYLQYTDVDSGRNIFNTGFTVFMSLVLPCWFRMRSDFIYTGEPSLDIFLQSCLMLPVFLVSFLAFFLDHTVSGTLCERGFEQDQDTKKIRSLADKQHGASQSQEGMYEPPELVRRVLSLPGLRVIPFFACSSPDIDKIVETSPEMSSLLPQ; this comes from the exons ATGGTGAAGTTTGACAGATGTAAGTGGATGGCAGCATGTAGTCAGCAGGACTCTTTGGACCTGACTGAAGCTAAAAGAATAAAGAGGCTTAAAGTGGACTACAGTCCTCCACTTCTGCTGAACATAGGCCTGGCACTACAG CATGTTCTGGTGCAGGTCTCTCTGTGTACACTGGTAGTGGGGGCCTTGGTGGAGGAGGCTGTGAGGGAGCGCATTTCAGCCTCTGTATTTTTTTACTCAGGAATTTGTACACTCCTGCAGAGTTATTTTGGATCACG TTTGCCGCTAGTCCAGGCTCCATCTCTGGACTTTCTGATTCCTGCCTTGGTCCTGCTTTCTGCACAGGCAG CCTGCAGGGAGCAGTGTGAGAAGTCAAAGGAGTTTGAGGCCCCAACTCACCCAGTTAGAGAG CTCCAGGGTATGGCTGTAGTAGCTGGACTGGTGCAGTTTTCAGTGGGTTTGTCTGGCTTGATTGGAGCGTTGCTGACCCGCTGTGGTCCACTCATCCTGACACCTGTGCTCTGCATTATGGGCTTCTCAGTCTACAGAGAGgcagcactgctctgctctGACCACTGGGGTCTTGCTCTACT GACTGTGGTTCTGTTGGTGTTCCTGTCTCAGCATCTGCGCTCCTGTTCTCTCCCTGCCTGCTTGAAGCTCTCACAGTACCCCCTCTTCAGCATGTTCTCA gtgcttctgtccatgcTGTTGGTTTGGGCTGTGTGTGCTACTCTGTTCCACTACGGTTACATCAGACCTCACTCTGTGCCTGAACTGCTTTTAAAGAAGACTAATTTCAGTACGACACAAATTCAGGACTGGGATGTTCCAAACTCATCCAGCCTGCTGTTTACAGATCCCACCACACCATGGCTCAATCCACCTCTAACAG GTCTAGGACTCCCCCTGCTGTCTGGTCGGAGTATTGCAGCAGGAGTGGCCGCAGGCTTGTCTtcttctctcagttctcagGCAGTGTATGTGCTAACAGCACGACTCCTGAAAGCTCCCACACCTCCGGCACAGGCGTGTAACAGAGGTTTAAGTATGGAGGGGCTGGGCAGTATCCTCGCTGGCCTGTTGGGGGCACCAGTGGGGCTTTGCAGCAGTGTAGCTAATGCCTGTACACTTGGGCTCAGCCAG TGTGGGTCTAGGGGCACTGTGCAGCTTGCCGGTGTGATGCTGCTTATTCTAGGCGTGTTTCTGCGACTGACTCAGCTGCTTACCTCAATCCCTCTGGCTATTCATG GTGCTGTGTTAAGCATGACCTACACTGTGGCTACAGCAACAGGTATAACATACCTCCAGTACACAGATGTGGACTCTGGACGGAACATTTTCAACACAGGCTTCACTGTGTTCATGTCCCTTGTGCTGCCTTGCTGGTTCAGAATGCGTTCGGACTTTATCTACACCG GTGAACCCAGTCTGGACATATTTCTACAATCTTGTCTGATGTTACCTGTATTTTTGGTCAgctttttggccttttttctgGACCACACAGTTTCAG GAACTCTGTGTGAGCGGGGGTTTGAACAAGATCAGGACACTAAGAAGATACGTTCACTGGCTGATAAGCAGCACGGAGCCAGCCAAAGCCAAGAGGGCATGTACGAACCACCAGAGCTTGTGAGGAGAGTGCTGAGCTTACCTGGGCTCCGAGTCATCCCTTTCTTTGCTTGCAGTAGCCCAGACATAGACAAAATTGTGGAGACATCTCCAGAGATGTCCAGCTTACTACCTCAGTAG
- the LOC108423968 gene encoding myc box-dependent-interacting protein 1 isoform X4, with protein MAELPMGKGVSAGKIASNVQKKLTRAQEKVLQKLGKADETKDLAFEEGVINFNKQLAEGTKLQKDLRAYLAAVKAMHESSKRLQKCLADMYEPEWYGKDEMDSIVEDSDLLWTDFHQKLVDHALISMDTYLGQFPDIKARIAKRDRKLVDYDSARHTYAAVNKSKKKPTSLLERATPGWAQGILSAHNVAQTSLSRNQAEEELERAQKVFEDINVDLQEELPSLWNSRVGFYVNTFQSVSGLEEKFHREIGKLSQNMYDTLEKLENEDMSRKADNGGGMKSTAQRSDRTQDANHTLSPGGPPAIPKSPSKLKPAVPPPPKVTPSKDLKPENIINLFDEASTPGISVTSPTQYDAPGTSNLLDMDLDALQAATTPVATNPQAAEGAPATEETAAAAAAATAEDANGTTEVEMPPNFIYKVQAMHDYVASDTDELEMKTGDVVLVVTYDIPDEQDEGWLMGVREADWLQMKDLNKKGVFPENFTQKM; from the exons ATGGCCGAGCTGCCGATGGGGAAAGGGGTTTCTGCGGGGAAGATAGCGAGCAATGTGCAGAAAAAATTAACCAGGGCTCAGGAGAAG GTTCTGCAGAAACTTGGCAAGGCTGATGAAACGAAAGATCTTGCATTTGAAGAAGGAGTCATTAACTTCAACAAACAGCTG GCCGAGGGAACCAAACTTCAGAAAGATCTACGGGCCTATTTAGCTGCTGTAAAAG CAATGCATGAGTCCTCCAAGCGTCTCCAAAAGTGCCTGGCTGATATGTATGAGCCGGAGTGGTACGGCAAAGATGAAATGGATTCTATTGTAGAG GACTCAGACCTCTTGTGGACAGACTTTCACCAGAAGCTAGTGGATCATGCCTTGATCTCCATGGACACTTACTTGGGCCAGTTTCCGGATATTAAG GCCCGTATTGCGAAGCGAGACAGGAAACTGGTGGACTATGACAGTGCCCGCCACACTTATGCTGCTGTAAACAAGAGTAAGAAGAAG CCAACATCTTTGTTAGAGAGGGCCACTCCAGGATGGGCACAGGGGATTCTTTCTGCTCATAATGTtgctcagaccagcctgtccaGGAATCAG GCAGAGGAAGAGTTAGAGAGGGCACAGAAGGTGTTTGAGGATATCAATGTAGATcttcaggaggagctgccaTCACTCTGGAACAG TCGTGTTGGCTTTTATGTAAACACTTTCCAGAGTGTGTCTGGTCTGGAGGAGAAGTTTCACAGAGAAATAGGAAAG CTGAGCCAAAACATGTATGATACTTTGGAGAAACTGGAGAATGAAGACATGTCCAG AAAAGCAGATAACGGAGGGGGGATGAAATCAACAGCTCAAAGGAG TGACAGAACACAAGATGCCAATCACACTCTGAGCCCAGGAGGACCACCAGCCATTCCAAAATCTCCATCTAAG CTGAAACCTGCTGTTCCTCCACCTCCAAAAGTCACTCCATCAAAGGATCTGAAGCCAGAGAACATTATTAACCTATTTGATGAGGCTTCTACTCCAGGCATCAGTGTTACATCTCCAACACAA TATGATGCCCCAGGCACTAGTAATCTGCTGGACATGGACCTGGATGCACTGCAGGCTGCTACCACACCAGTTGCCACCAACCCGCAG GCAGCAGAAGGTGCACCTGCCACAGaagagacagcagcagcagcagcagcagca ACAGCAGAAGATGCTAATGGAACCACAGAAGTAGAGATGCCACCCAATTTCATTTATAAA GTTCAAGCAATGCATGACTATGTTGCTAGCGACACGGATGAGTTAGAGATGAAAACGGGAGACGTAGTGCTTGTGGTGACCTACGATATTCCTGATGAGCAG GACGAGGGCTGGTTGATGGGAGTGAGAGAGGCCGACTGGCTCCAGATGAAAGATCTCAACAAAAAAGGAGTGTTTCCTGAAAACTTCACACAGAAGATGTGA